gctgggggtggggtggggggagccgaGGAAAAGAGAGACCAAGGGCTTTCAAAAATCCCAGGCCTAGAAGAGACCGGCAGGATTGAAACCTTGTTAAACTTTGTAGCCGCAATCAAAGCTGGAGAGTTTGtaagttctattctgttctgttCTGCTTTGGGGGTCTTGGACCAGGATAGGAACGGGAGGCCAAAGAGTCTTGTGTTTATAGACTGGCTAGGAGGGATGGTATGCTTGTGGGGAGAGGTAGATAACAAAGCAAATTGGCCTGTACCACATGTCATGACCCTCTTCCTGACCCTACTGGTTTCCACATGTGACCTCGTGTGAGAGAGCGCTTCTAAATTTGCCCTTCTAAATTTGAATGTGGGCTGGCTGCTCCCTGAACCTTAATGTCCCTCACCTACCCAAGCTCTGCCCTTCCTGTCCATGAGGTGGCTCATATCCTCAAAGCTGACTCAGAgcctccctcaaatcccaaattaacAGAAGAGAATGCCTGCACTCCTCTTGGGCGGTACCTACTACCCTGCATAGAGTGTGGTCTTCTAACACCATCCATAGTTCATTCTCCGGCAAGTGCACCTGCAGCCCTGGGCCGCCACATCTGCCTGACCCTCCTACCATGGCTCTGCATCCACACGAAAGCCCTGGCCCCATGCTCTTTCTGCTGGGGGCTCAGAAGGAACAGGTAGACTTGGATCACAGAAGAGGGTCCAGGGGATTGATTATGAACCCATCTCCAACAGACCGCCTACGCCCAAAGCCATCTTTTTTATCCTCTGTAAGGTTACTCCTCCCAAAGTCATCTTTTTCATGCTCTGTAAGGCAACTCCTCAGTGCCCCCCTCTTCAGTTGGAGGCAAGGTAGGGGGAAGAAGGCCCAAGCGAGGGATGGAAGTGCCCGTCAGCACGTTCTATTGGACCTATGGCTTTCTTTGCTGAATTGTGTGATGTTTCATGTGAGGTTGCAAAAGGGAGATAGGAAATTCGGGATGTCTTGCCTTTTTCTATGACCTGGGGAATTCTCTCAATGTCTTCTTCCTGATTTATGGACCTCTTGTTTGTGAACCCCTAGGCCCCCCACCTCCGTGGTAGAAGGCTGGGATGAGAGGAGAAACAGTTGACAAGGATGTGTTGTGGGGTAGTGAGcctggagaagaggaggtgggagagggggcTTTGGGAGGGAACATTAACTGGGCGCAGGCATAGGAGTACAGGCTTGGACAGAGAAAACTGTTCCCTGTGGTTTCTAAGACAATctttacagcctcatctttctctcatggaattgctggtgtgtttgaatcactgaccttgctagttagcagcccagtgcttaacccactgtatcaccagggctccttcacagggGCCAGAGAACAGAATAGAAAGTTATAACTCTCTTTCTACTCTTTGAATTGTAAAATCCCTAGGGTTAGATAGCACGCAAGCCCCTCTGAGCCTCCTGGAATGGGGATTGTGGCCTTGGATCGAGGGAGAGGAAAAGAGTAGAGGTGGGAGGTGTCTGTAGACACAGAAGCCTCCAGCTCCTTATTTCCAGGTATTCAGCTGGCATGGAAGGCCAAGACAGTCACAAGCTAGTGAGAAAGCCGAGGGAGGATCATGGTCCCAGGAGCCCTCCCTCCAGCTGAGCCCCTCATCCCCAGGCAGCACCAGGAGCTTAGTGTTCGAGAGGGACAAAGGCTTCTTGTCAACAAGGCAAACTGAAGCAGAGTTCTAGGCAAGGGGGGTGAGTGGgcactgggtaggcagagggtgtGGCAGATTAAGGGAAGAGGAAAGACGGTACTGgagaaactaaaacaaaaaacaaaaacaaacttactgccatcaagtcgatgctgactcatagcgaccctataggtcagggccgAGCCGCCTTtctgggtgtccaaggctgtaactctttactagacAGAATGCTactgagtggcaggtggttttgaaccgctgaccttatggttagcagcccaacatgtaaacacCAAGGTTCCTCagtgtgggagaggggaggtggaaaCCCCTGAAAGGGAAGGGCTAGAGGAGGTGACAGGGTCTAAGGAGAGCCAGCCCTCTCTTTCCCAGGTCTCAGTTTCTGCTCCTGCCTTCTTTCCCCTCCTGTCCCACACAACGCTTCCCCATTTTAGTCCACACCCATTCCCTTCTATACAAATTCCGACATCTCTCCCTCAGGCCAAAGGACCCTCTGCCACCAGAGTGAGACCCTTGAAACCGTCATCCTGGTAAACCCCAGTACAGACAGCATCAGCTCTGAGGTAAGGCTGGGGCCTAGGCTTAAGTGGGCATGCTGGAAGGACGGTAAATCACCCTTGTCAGCGCTACCGCTGGAAGGGAAGAACTCCTCCACTTGGCTTAGAGCTGCCTCCTTTCTGCCATCTAAGCTACCTTACAACCCCCAGCCCCGTTCTGGGAGTGTTCAGGGAGACTCCAGGGAGGGGCGTGTCTTTGTAGCTCTGAAGGGGTGCAGGTATGTTCCTCTCCCTTCCTAGGTTCCCCCACCACTCTGATCACTCCCCTCCATCCGTTCTAGGTTCACCATCTCCTTCGAAGCCCATCTGCgcacaaactgctgatcttgagtggGCAAAGTGTAGAGCCAGGGGGTGACCTCATCCTCCAGAGTGGCACCTACTCCTACCAAAACTTTGCCCATGTCCTTCACAACCCAGAGGTACGTTCAACGGCCGAGTATCGGGGAGCGTGAAGGGGACGTGGGCAGCTGGCAGTGTGGGAAAGCTGGCCGAGAAGGGAGCCCGTGTCTCGCGGGGCTCTTGGAAGCCCTTCCAGAAAGATAGGAGCTCACTTCCACAAGCCCCAGTGACCTGATCAGGCTTCTATCTCCCGTTCCTCTAGATTGCCCAATTGCTCAGCAATAGAGACCCTGCGATCCAGGCCTTCCTCACCGTGTCCTGCTTAGGGGAGGGTGATTGGAGCCATCTGGGACTATCCAGTACCCAAGAGACCCTGCACCTCCGGCTAAACCCTGAGCCCACGCTGCCCACCATGGATGGTGTGGCTGAGTTCTCCGAGTACGTCTCCGAGACCGTAGATGTGCCATCCCCCTTTGACCTGCTAGAGCCCCCCACCTCGGGGGGCTTCCTCAAGCTCTCCAAACCTTGCTGCTACATCTTTCCTGGTGGCCGCGGGGACTCTGCCCTCTTTGCCGTCAACGGTTTCAACATCCTGGTGGATGGTGGCTCCGATCGCAAGTCCTGTTTCTGGAAGCTGGTGCGGCACCTGGACCGCATTGACTCTGTGTTGCTCACCCACATCGGGGCGGACAACCTGCCAGGCATCAATGGGCTCCTCCAGCGCAAGGTGGCGGAGCTTGAGGAGGAACAGTCTCAAGGGTCCAGCAGCTACAGCGACTGGGTGAAGAACCTCATCTCTCCCGAGCTCGGAGTGGTCTTCTTCAACGTGCCCGATAAATTGCGGCTGCCGGATGCTTCCCGGAAGGCCAAGCGGAGCATCGAAGAGGCCTGCCTCACCCTGCAGCATCTAAATCGCCTGGGCATTCAGGCCGAGCCTTTGTACCGGGTGGTCAGCAACACCATCGAGCCCCTGACTCTCTTCCACAAAATGGGTGTCGGCCGGCTGGACATGTACGTCCTCAACCCTGTGAAGGACAGCAAGGAGATGCAGTTCCTCATGCAGAAGTGGGCAGGCAACAGCAAGGCCAAAACAGGAATTGTGCTGGCCAATGGGAAGGAGGCTGAGATCTCGGTGCCCTACCTGACTTCGATCACTGCTCTGGTGGTCTGGCTGCCAGCCAACCCCACTGAGAAGATTGTGCGTGTGCTTTTCCCAGGGAACGCGCCTCAAAACAAGATCTTAGAGGGCCTAGAAAAACTGCGGCACCTGGACTTCCTGCGTTACCCTGTGGTCACCCAGAAGGACCTGGCTGCTGGGGCTGTGCCGGCCAGCCTCAAGCCCAGCAAAATTAAGCAGCGGGCCGACAGCAAGGAGAGCCTCAAAGCCACGACGAAGACAGCCGTGAGCAAGCTGGCAAAACGGGAGGAGGTGGCCGAAGAGGGAGCCAAGGAGGCCCGGTCAGAGCTGGCCAAGGAGTTAGGGAAGACAGAGAAAAAGACCAAAGAGCCAGCTGACAAGCCCCCCGAGAAGCCTGCCAAGCCAGAGAGGGCGAGGACCGAGTCCAGCGAGGCCCTGAAGGCAGAGAAGCGAAAGCTGATCAAGGACAAAGTGGGGAAGAAGCACCTGAAAGAAAAGATCTCAAAGCTGGAAGAGAAGAAGGACAAGGAGAAGAAAGAGATgaaaaaggagaggaaggagttcaagaaggacgaaggcaggaaggaggagaagaaggatgcgaagaaggaggagaagaggaaagaCACCAAAGCTGAAGTCAAGAAGCTCTCCAAGCCAGACCTGAAACCCTTCACCCCCGAGGTACGGAAGACTTTGTACAAGGCCAAGGCCCCTGCAAGAGTCAAGGCGGATAAGAACCGAATGGCCCGTGCAGAGAAGGAGAATTCTTCCTTGGAGCCGCGGGCACCCACAGCCCCAAAGGGTTCTATCCCAGTGCCGccagtcactgggcagagggagCTAGCCCTGTCCTCACCAGAGGACCTCACGCAGGACTTTGAGGAGATGAAGCACCAGGAGAGGGGGCTGCTGGCTGAACAGAGGGACACAGGACCAGGAGAGAAAGCACTCCTTCCAAGTACCGACGACGAGGGACCCCCAAGCTCAGCCACCCAAAGAGCACTGCCCTCTCTCTCAGGCCCAGAACAGCAAGAGCCCGTGCTGGAGAACGAGGTGGTCCCCAAAGTCCTTGGGGAACAAGGCGGCCAGGCCCGAGGTCCAGACGCTGGGGCTGagctggaagaaaaacagcatgCCTGGGAGGAAAAGCAGCAGAGGGAAGCAGAGGGGCTCCTAGGCGAGGCCAGAGAGGAAAGTGAGCCGGAGGTCAAGGAGGATGTGATAGAGAAGGCGGAGTTAGAAGAGATGGAGGAGGTGCACCCTTCcgatggggaggaagaggaggagacaaAGGCTGAGAGTTTCTACCAGAAGCATATGCAGGCAGCCTTGAAGGTAACCTCAAGGGGCAGAGAGGCTCTCGGAGGCCGGGAACTGGGAGTCCCGGGTAAGGTCCCTGAGAAGGAAGCCTCGTCCTTCCTGAGCAGCCTGGCCACGCCAGCAGGAGCCACCGAGCATGTCTCCTACATCCAGGACGAGACCATCCCCGGCTACTCGGAGACTGAGCAGACCATCTCAGACGAGGAGATCCACGAGGAGCCCGAGGAGCGCCCGGTCCCACCCCGATTTCCCCCAAGTCCGTATGACCTCCCAGGACCTGAAGGTCCAGGCCCCTTGGAGGCCCGTCAGCCTGCGGACAGGGCTGCTCCGGCCGCCCCCGGCCAAGGCTATGGAGCAGCGGAGTCTGAACTCCCCTGCCCTCCCAACATGGTGGCTGCTCCGCTGGCTGAAGAGGAGCACGTGTCCTCCGCCACCTCAATCACCGAATGCGACAAACTGTCTTCTTTTGCCACGTCTGTGGCCGAAGACCAGTCCGCCGCCTCTCTCACGGCGCCACAGACTGAGGAGACCGGCAAGAGCTCCCTGCTGCTCGACACGGTCACGAGCATCCCTTCTTCTCGCACTGAAGCCACCCAGGGCTTGGACTACGTGCCGTCAGCCGGCACCATCTCGcctacctcctccctggaagaagaCAAGGGCTTTAAGTCACCACCTTGTGAGGACTTCGCTGTGGCCGGCGAGTCAGAGAAGAAAGGAGAAACAGGGAGAAGCTTGCCTGGAGGGCGAGTCTTGAGAGGGGCAGAGGAGCGAGCAGATGGGGGGTTGTCTGAGACACTTCAGAGTCAATATGGACCCTCAACGTTGGGTGCCCCCGGGCATGCCCTACTCCCCGGGGAAGCAGCCCTCGGCGAGGTGGAGGAGCGCTGCCTCAGCCCGGATGAAAGCACAGTCAAGATGGCCTCTCCTCCCCCGTCAGGCCCACCCAGCGCCACTCATACACCCTTCCATCAGTCTCCAGTGGAAGAAAAGTCTGAGCCccaagactttgaggaagcgggCTCCTGGGCAGATACGAGGCGAACCCCGGGAGTTGGCGAGGAAGAGGCTCCAGGGGAGACGGCCAGGCCCACACCTGAAGAGGACGCActcaagaaggaggaggaggaggaggagtctcTGCCCAGGAGTCCCCAGGCCCAGGAAGCATCTATCAGCATCGTTGGGGGGCACGCAGGCTGTACCATCCAGCTGTTGCCAGAACAGGACAGAGCAATCGTTTTCGAGACGGTGGAGGCACGAGAGCCCACAGGACTCGTTCTGGGAGAAGCAGCCCTTTCCAGAGACGTGAAAACATCCCTCCAAGAACCCAGAGAGTCTCCGAAAGATGAGGGGCTCCAATTTTCCGACCGAGGCCTCTCCCCTGAAGATGCAGACTCCCTTTCTGTCCTTAGCGTGATCTCCCCAGACACTGTCAACCAAGAGCCCAGCCCTAGGTCTGCCTGTGGCCCAACAGAGCAGCCCCTACACAAAGACctctggccagagatgtccccagAAGACACCCGGTCACTTTCCCTTTCCGAAGAGAGCCCCAGCAAGGAGACTTCTCTGGATATCTCTTCGAAGCAGCTCTCCCCAGAAAGCCTCGGCCCTCTCCAGTTTGgggatttaagccttggaaaggaAGACAGGGGACCTCGAATGCCAAGTGAGGACACTTCTCACCAGCTAGCCCCTGAGTTTGGTCAACAGCCCCATCCAGCCACAGTGGCACTTCCTACAGATAGGAGCCCTGGGGATTCTTCACAGCCAGACATCATGGATGGGGGCCCTGGCAGAAAACCACCTGCTGGCTCCCCCTCTCGCTCTGCACTCTCAGGCGATGAGAAACAGTCCTCCGGAGTGACCACGAGCCCCGGCGAACACATTCTGACACCTGATAGTTCTCTCACGCAGAGTCCCGAGTCTCTGCCAAGTCCTGTCACGGAGGGCATTGCCATGGAAGGGGAAGAAAAAGTCCCGGGGTCACAAGACCAAAGAACCCCAGAGCAGGAGGACAAAGTATGTAAACCAACAGCCGCAGCACCACAGCAGCAGGACAAAAGCCTGGAGCAGAAAGATATTTATGTAGAGAAGAAGGATCTAGCCATCAGTCAGAAAAACGAGACCCAGGAAGAACAGGACAAGACAACGGAACAGCAGGAGACAACATTAGACCAAAGAGACCGAGACCTAGAGCAAACCAACCAGGCTCCGGATCAGACAGAGAAGACCCTGGAACCCAAAGACACAGACTTAAAACAAAAAGACCGAGACTCAGAGCAAAAAGACGCCTCCCTGAGACAGAAGGATGAGGCTCTGGGACCCAAAGACACAGACTTAAAACAAAAAGACGAGGTCCTAGAACCAAAGGACAAGACATTGGAAAAGAAACAGGTAGACTtggaacaaaaagaagacaaggtCCTAGAACCGAAGGACAAGGTCCTGGAAGAGAAAGGCCAAAAGCCAGAGCAAACCGCCAGAGACTTTGAACATAAAGATAAGGCTGCAGAAGACGAGGTCCCGGAGCCAAAGGGCCAGGCCTTTGAGCAGACAGAGGCGGCTCAGCAGCAAAAGGACCAGGACTTACAGGAAACATATTGGGCCTTAGAACAGAAGGATGAAGCCCTGGGACGAAGCAGTATGGACACTGaacagaaagacaaggctctggaAGTAAAGGACGCTATCCGGGGACAGGTGAGTCCAATGCAGGACGACACAACCAGCAAACCAGAGGAAGCAGCCCTACCTGGGAAACTCCCAGCAAAGGTTCAGACCGCAGAACAGGAGGGCCTGGAAGAGATCCCAGTGCAAAAGAGCCTGGCTGGAGAGCAAGAGGAGAAATACctgcaggaggaggaagggggtgtGGTCCCGGAGTGGCAGCAAACAGCTCTGAGCAGGGGGGAGCCGGTGGGAGAACAGAAAGAGCCTGCCCAGGCATGGGAGGCCGCATCTCCTGAGCAAGAGAACACATACTGGAGGGGCAGAGAGGCCGTGCGCCAGGAAGAGGACACGTACTGGAGGGAG
This genomic stretch from Tenrec ecaudatus isolate mTenEca1 chromosome 14, mTenEca1.hap1, whole genome shotgun sequence harbors:
- the MAP1A gene encoding microtubule-associated protein 1A isoform X4: MDGVAEFSEYVSETVDVPSPFDLLEPPTSGGFLKLSKPCCYIFPGGRGDSALFAVNGFNILVDGGSDRKSCFWKLVRHLDRIDSVLLTHIGADNLPGINGLLQRKVAELEEEQSQGSSSYSDWVKNLISPELGVVFFNVPDKLRLPDASRKAKRSIEEACLTLQHLNRLGIQAEPLYRVVSNTIEPLTLFHKMGVGRLDMYVLNPVKDSKEMQFLMQKWAGNSKAKTGIVLANGKEAEISVPYLTSITALVVWLPANPTEKIVRVLFPGNAPQNKILEGLEKLRHLDFLRYPVVTQKDLAAGAVPASLKPSKIKQRADSKESLKATTKTAVSKLAKREEVAEEGAKEARSELAKELGKTEKKTKEPADKPPEKPAKPERARTESSEALKAEKRKLIKDKVGKKHLKEKISKLEEKKDKEKKEMKKERKEFKKDEGRKEEKKDAKKEEKRKDTKAEVKKLSKPDLKPFTPEVRKTLYKAKAPARVKADKNRMARAEKENSSLEPRAPTAPKGSIPVPPVTGQRELALSSPEDLTQDFEEMKHQERGLLAEQRDTGPGEKALLPSTDDEGPPSSATQRALPSLSGPEQQEPVLENEVVPKVLGEQGGQARGPDAGAELEEKQHAWEEKQQREAEGLLGEAREESEPEVKEDVIEKAELEEMEEVHPSDGEEEEETKAESFYQKHMQAALKVTSRGREALGGRELGVPGKVPEKEASSFLSSLATPAGATEHVSYIQDETIPGYSETEQTISDEEIHEEPEERPVPPRFPPSPYDLPGPEGPGPLEARQPADRAAPAAPGQGYGAAESELPCPPNMVAAPLAEEEHVSSATSITECDKLSSFATSVAEDQSAASLTAPQTEETGKSSLLLDTVTSIPSSRTEATQGLDYVPSAGTISPTSSLEEDKGFKSPPCEDFAVAGESEKKGETGRSLPGGRVLRGAEERADGGLSETLQSQYGPSTLGAPGHALLPGEAALGEVEERCLSPDESTVKMASPPPSGPPSATHTPFHQSPVEEKSEPQDFEEAGSWADTRRTPGVGEEEAPGETARPTPEEDALKKEEEEEESLPRSPQAQEASISIVGGHAGCTIQLLPEQDRAIVFETVEAREPTGLVLGEAALSRDVKTSLQEPRESPKDEGLQFSDRGLSPEDADSLSVLSVISPDTVNQEPSPRSACGPTEQPLHKDLWPEMSPEDTRSLSLSEESPSKETSLDISSKQLSPESLGPLQFGDLSLGKEDRGPRMPSEDTSHQLAPEFGQQPHPATVALPTDRSPGDSSQPDIMDGGPGRKPPAGSPSRSALSGDEKQSSGVTTSPGEHILTPDSSLTQSPESLPSPVTEGIAMEGEEKVPGSQDQRTPEQEDKVCKPTAAAPQQQDKSLEQKDIYVEKKDLAISQKNETQEEQDKTTEQQETTLDQRDRDLEQTNQAPDQTEKTLEPKDTDLKQKDRDSEQKDASLRQKDEALGPKDTDLKQKDEVLEPKDKTLEKKQVDLEQKEDKVLEPKDKVLEEKGQKPEQTARDFEHKDKAAEDEVPEPKGQAFEQTEAAQQQKDQDLQETYWALEQKDEALGRSSMDTEQKDKALEVKDAIRGQVSPMQDDTTSKPEEAALPGKLPAKVQTAEQEGLEEIPVQKSLAGEQEEKYLQEEEGGVVPEWQQTALSRGEPVGEQKEPAQAWEAASPEQENTYWRGREAVRQEEDTYWRELSCERKVWFPHELDGQGARPRYTEERESTFLDEGPDDEQEVPPLEHTPRSPWTSDFKGFQEASSQKGLEVERWLAESPVGLPPEEDDKLTHSPFEIISPPSSPPEMGGPRAPPAPRQESPSPESKPLPPSRKEPTTPSWLADIPPWVPKDTPLPPAPLSPAPAPPSPAPEPLTPAPFSWGTAEYDSVVAAVQEGAAELEGGPYSPLGKDYRKAEGETEEEGGVGARDRIPCSSESPGAVKSHATKEPEPTEQEQREPTPYPDERSFQYTDIYEQMMLTGLGPVCPTREPLLEAARDWPPRMSTKEEAAGRNTSAEKELSSPISPKSLQSDAPAFSYAALAGPPVPPRQELEPGSSVEPSLTPPAVPPRAPVSLDKGPGPSLCDDILSCCPDRRPLPSKEAGGGPWDDITSDSELEKGAREQPEKEAQSPSPPHPVPEGPSTLWSTSPSSGSPPGPARPCLDFPASAFGFSSSLQPAPPQLPSPAEPRSAPCGSLAFSGDQALALAPGPPTRARYDEYLEVSKAPSLDSSLPQIPSPSSPRAPLVASLPRPASPALSAGSSSEATTPVMSSVAERFPPGPGPQATEQGSEELVSGTEPAAHSLWDLPPLSPAAPASLDLAPAPDPHLPGDMADGTLPCRLECPGGDARRPSPFQGPSGDCAANGPSGTSTKPSGPGLAGDEKEEAGACPAWERGAWPEGAERGIRPHTLLSPEQPLCPRGVPEDRLSSVSPEPEAGPQGCAVEPRPHRGELSPSFLNPPLPQSTDDGDRSTEEARLVGRVGRRRAGGPGTTGGPCPVADETPPTSASDSGSSQSDSDVPPETEECPSITAEAALDSDEDGDFLPVDKAGGISGTHHPRPGHDPPPIPQPDPRPSPPRPDVCMADPEGLSSESGRVERLREKEKAQGRVGRKAPGRAKPASPARRLDLRGKRSPTPGKGPADRASRTPLRPRSTPSQVAPGEEKDGHSPMSKGLVHGLKAGAAALGSKGGSGAPVYVDLAYIPNHCSGKTADLDFFRRVRASYYVVSGNDPPNGEPSRAVLDALLEGKAQWGENLQVTLIPTHDTEVTREWYQQTHEQQQQLNVLVLASSSTVVMQDESFPACKIEF
- the MAP1A gene encoding microtubule-associated protein 1A isoform X3; this encodes METEAGPGLPRSVAMETTLGPGLRSPDAAPLPPNPAEQLCEAGAGVAAARWDQRKHSLLIVIGDIGTESQLRAVRAHLEQGILSWNIDLSSFDLNQQLRLFITRHLAHFSSEVKGQRTLCHQSETLETVILVNPSTDSISSEVHHLLRSPSAHKLLILSGQSVEPGGDLILQSGTYSYQNFAHVLHNPEIAQLLSNRDPAIQAFLTVSCLGEGDWSHLGLSSTQETLHLRLNPEPTLPTMDGVAEFSEYVSETVDVPSPFDLLEPPTSGGFLKLSKPCCYIFPGGRGDSALFAVNGFNILVDGGSDRKSCFWKLVRHLDRIDSVLLTHIGADNLPGINGLLQRKVAELEEEQSQGSSSYSDWVKNLISPELGVVFFNVPDKLRLPDASRKAKRSIEEACLTLQHLNRLGIQAEPLYRVVSNTIEPLTLFHKMGVGRLDMYVLNPVKDSKEMQFLMQKWAGNSKAKTGIVLANGKEAEISVPYLTSITALVVWLPANPTEKIVRVLFPGNAPQNKILEGLEKLRHLDFLRYPVVTQKDLAAGAVPASLKPSKIKQRADSKESLKATTKTAVSKLAKREEVAEEGAKEARSELAKELGKTEKKTKEPADKPPEKPAKPERARTESSEALKAEKRKLIKDKVGKKHLKEKISKLEEKKDKEKKEMKKERKEFKKDEGRKEEKKDAKKEEKRKDTKAEVKKLSKPDLKPFTPEVRKTLYKAKAPARVKADKNRMARAEKENSSLEPRAPTAPKGSIPVPPVTGQRELALSSPEDLTQDFEEMKHQERGLLAEQRDTGPGEKALLPSTDDEGPPSSATQRALPSLSGPEQQEPVLENEVVPKVLGEQGGQARGPDAGAELEEKQHAWEEKQQREAEGLLGEAREESEPEVKEDVIEKAELEEMEEVHPSDGEEEEETKAESFYQKHMQAALKVTSRGREALGGRELGVPGKVPEKEASSFLSSLATPAGATEHVSYIQDETIPGYSETEQTISDEEIHEEPEERPVPPRFPPSPYDLPGPEGPGPLEARQPADRAAPAAPGQGYGAAESELPCPPNMVAAPLAEEEHVSSATSITECDKLSSFATSVAEDQSAASLTAPQTEETGKSSLLLDTVTSIPSSRTEATQGLDYVPSAGTISPTSSLEEDKGFKSPPCEDFAVAGESEKKGETGRSLPGGRVLRGAEERADGGLSETLQSQYGPSTLGAPGHALLPGEAALGEVEERCLSPDESTVKMASPPPSGPPSATHTPFHQSPVEEKSEPQDFEEAGSWADTRRTPGVGEEEAPGETARPTPEEDALKKEEEEEESLPRSPQAQEASISIVGGHAGCTIQLLPEQDRAIVFETVEAREPTGLVLGEAALSRDVKTSLQEPRESPKDEGLQFSDRGLSPEDADSLSVLSVISPDTVNQEPSPRSACGPTEQPLHKDLWPEMSPEDTRSLSLSEESPSKETSLDISSKQLSPESLGPLQFGDLSLGKEDRGPRMPSEDTSHQLAPEFGQQPHPATVALPTDRSPGDSSQPDIMDGGPGRKPPAGSPSRSALSGDEKQSSGVTTSPGEHILTPDSSLTQSPESLPSPVTEGIAMEGEEKVPGSQDQRTPEQEDKVCKPTAAAPQQQDKSLEQKDIYVEKKDLAISQKNETQEEQDKTTEQQETTLDQRDRDLEQTNQAPDQTEKTLEPKDTDLKQKDRDSEQKDASLRQKDEALGPKDTDLKQKDEVLEPKDKTLEKKQVDLEQKEDKVLEPKDKVLEEKGQKPEQTARDFEHKDKAAEDEVPEPKGQAFEQTEAAQQQKDQDLQETYWALEQKDEALGRSSMDTEQKDKALEVKDAIRGQVSPMQDDTTSKPEEAALPGKLPAKVQTAEQEGLEEIPVQKSLAGEQEEKYLQEEEGGVVPEWQQTALSRGEPVGEQKEPAQAWEAASPEQENTYWRGREAVRQEEDTYWRELSCERKVWFPHELDGQGARPRYTEERESTFLDEGPDDEQEVPPLEHTPRSPWTSDFKGFQEASSQKGLEVERWLAESPVGLPPEEDDKLTHSPFEIISPPSSPPEMGGPRAPPAPRQESPSPESKPLPPSRKEPTTPSWLADIPPWVPKDTPLPPAPLSPAPAPPSPAPEPLTPAPFSWGTAEYDSVVAAVQEGAAELEGGPYSPLGKDYRKAEGETEEEGGVGARDRIPCSSESPGAVKSHATKEPEPTEQEQREPTPYPDERSFQYTDIYEQMMLTGLGPVCPTREPLLEAARDWPPRMSTKEEAAGRNTSAEKELSSPISPKSLQSDAPAFSYAALAGPPVPPRQELEPGSSVEPSLTPPAVPPRAPVSLDKGPGPSLCDDILSCCPDRRPLPSKEAGGGPWDDITSDSELEKGAREQPEKEAQSPSPPHPVPEGPSTLWSTSPSSGSPPGPARPCLDFPASAFGFSSSLQPAPPQLPSPAEPRSAPCGSLAFSGDQALALAPGPPTRARYDEYLEVSKAPSLDSSLPQIPSPSSPRAPLVASLPRPASPALSAGSSSEATTPVMSSVAERFPPGPGPQATEQGSEELVSGTEPAAHSLWDLPPLSPAAPASLDLAPAPDPHLPGDMADGTLPCRLECPGGDARRPSPFQGPSGDCAANGPSGTSTKPSGPGLAGDEKEEAGACPAWERGAWPEGAERGIRPHTLLSPEQPLCPRGVPEDRLSSVSPEPEAGPQGCAVEPRPHRGELSPSFLNPPLPQSTDDGDRSTEEARLVGRVGRRRAGGPGTTGGPCPVADETPPTSASDSGSSQSDSDVPPETEECPSITAEAALDSDEDGDFLPVDKAGGISGTHHPRPGHDPPPIPQPDPRPSPPRPDVCMADPEGLSSESGRVERLREKEKAQGRVGRKAPGRAKPASPARRLDLRGKRSPTPGKGPADRASRTPLRPRSTPSQVAPGEEKDGHSPMSKGLVHGLKAGAVARLLTLTSSDEFVHPTMWSVGMTLPMASQAGLYWMPCWRARPSGGRIFR